In a single window of the Delftia tsuruhatensis genome:
- a CDS encoding porin has product MKHKHWLAAGGMAALGTGAWAQGSSVEMFGIVDVHINSAKSGATRLSRLEDGGSAASRVGFRGREDLGGGLRAQFMLEAGVAPDTGLGTIPGPGLAFTRQAFVGLHGGWGSMEMGRMYTPMFSALFRADPLGMNALFSSLNLVSATDAQPGMRPFAARANNMLRYRTPASQPWLVDLAYAFGEAPSPHSSNGRLHGATLGWNQKPWFLAYSFQKSVEGSAAAPVATPATSHYQALSASWDALDPLRLTGNYVVNRVDRSGTPKAKLVQLGAEWSLDARSRLLASVARREVGGTDRAQNTWTLGYDYALSKRTQLYARWLQLGNAANASAAIANVPVATNSGDGVRSLALGVRHNF; this is encoded by the coding sequence GTGAAGCACAAGCATTGGCTGGCCGCCGGCGGCATGGCGGCCCTGGGCACCGGCGCGTGGGCGCAGGGCAGCAGCGTGGAGATGTTCGGCATCGTCGACGTCCACATCAACAGCGCGAAATCGGGCGCCACGCGCCTGAGCCGTCTGGAGGATGGCGGCAGCGCGGCCTCGCGCGTCGGCTTTCGCGGCCGCGAGGACCTGGGCGGCGGCCTGCGCGCCCAGTTCATGCTCGAAGCCGGCGTGGCGCCCGACACGGGCCTGGGCACCATCCCCGGCCCGGGCCTGGCCTTCACTCGCCAGGCCTTCGTCGGGCTGCACGGCGGCTGGGGATCGATGGAGATGGGCCGCATGTACACGCCCATGTTCAGCGCCCTGTTCCGCGCCGACCCGCTGGGCATGAACGCGCTGTTCTCCTCGCTGAATCTGGTCTCCGCCACCGATGCCCAGCCCGGCATGCGCCCCTTCGCCGCCCGCGCCAACAACATGCTGCGCTACCGCACGCCGGCCAGCCAGCCCTGGCTGGTGGACCTGGCCTACGCCTTCGGCGAAGCGCCCTCCCCCCACAGCAGCAACGGCCGCCTCCATGGCGCCACGCTGGGCTGGAACCAGAAACCCTGGTTCCTGGCCTACAGCTTCCAGAAATCCGTGGAAGGCAGCGCCGCCGCACCCGTGGCCACGCCCGCCACCAGCCACTACCAGGCCCTGTCGGCCAGCTGGGACGCACTGGACCCTTTGCGCCTGACGGGCAACTACGTCGTCAACCGTGTGGACCGTTCTGGCACCCCCAAGGCGAAGCTGGTCCAGCTGGGCGCCGAGTGGAGCCTGGATGCACGCTCCCGGCTGCTGGCCTCGGTGGCGCGGCGCGAGGTCGGCGGCACGGACCGCGCCCAGAACACCTGGACGCTGGGCTACGACTATGCGCTGAGCAAGCGCACCCAGCTGTACGCGCGCTGGTTGCAGCTGGGCAATGCGGCCAATGCCTCGGCCGCCATCGCCAACGTGCCGGTGGCCACCAACAGCGGCGACGGCGTGCGGTCCCTTGCGCTGGGTGTGCGCCACAACTTCTGA